CGGACCCGAATCGGTTGAAATTGCTGCCGACCCAATTGTTCAGTACATGAGTAAAGAAAGTCTGGAAAAATCCATTGAAAAGACTAAAAAAGCAATGCAAAAAGCATCTAAAGAAATGGATTTCTTACAAGCTGCTCAGTATCGCGACGAAATGTATAAACTCCAAAAACAATTGGAAGAAAAGAAGTAATCACAAAATTAAGAGCAATAAAAAAGCAGTTTCTTTCGAAACTGCTTCAGTTATTTCTAGGGAAAAACTATCCCAAATATGATTTTAACAACTTGCTTCTGGAAGTGTGACGCAAACGACGAATCGCTTTTTCTTTAATTTGACGTACCCTTTCACGAGTTAATCCAAATTTTTCGCCAATTTCTTCCAAGGTCATTTCTTGAATTCCAATTCCAAAGAAAAGCTTGATAATATCACTTTCTCTCTCTGTAAGAGTAGCTAAAGCTCTATCAATTTCTCTGGTTAATGATTCATTCAAGAGACTTCTGTCTGCAATAGGCGAATCATCATTCACCAATACATCCAACAAACTGTTATCCTCTCCGTCAACAAACGGAGCATCAACAGAAATGTGACGACCAGAAACACGCAGAGTATCTGCAACTTTATCTGCAGGCAATTCTAAGGAATCTGCTAATTCTTCAGGAGATGGCTTTCTTTCATGTTCTTGCTCGAATTTCGAAAATGCTTTGTTGATTTTATTCAACGAACCAACCTGATTCAATGGTAATCGAACGATTCGAGACTGCTCTGCCAAGGCCTGAAGGATAGACTGACGAATCCACCATACAGCGTAAGAAATAAATTTGAAACCACGAGTTTCATCAAATTTTTCTGCAGCTTTGATCAAACCAAGATTACCTTCATTGATCAAGTCAGGAAGACTCAAACCTTGATTTTGATATTGTTTAGCTACAGAAACAACAAAACGCAAATTTGCTCTGGTTAACTTTTCCAAAGCTCTTTGGTCGCCTTTTTTGATTCGCTGCGCCAATTCAACTTCTTCTTCTACTGTAATAAGATCTTCTTTACCAATCTCTTGTAAGTATTTGTCCAAAGACGCACTCTCACGATTGGTAATTGATTTAGTTATCTTTAATTGTCTCATAGTCCCTTTTCCTCGAAAATATGCCGCAAAATTAAGCTTTTAATAAAAAAAGTCAAAATTAATTGTCATTTTATTCGAATATTTATATTTTTCTCATTTTTAATAATCCTTAATCTCCATTTAAAGAAAAGGCATAGTACTTAACACTACCATTAGGATAAATACCAGAAATAAAAATTCCACCATCCTTTACTTCATCAATTGCTTCCCTTATATCTTCAACTTTATAAATTGGAGTATTATTTATTTTATATATAATAAACCCCTCTCTAATATTCTCATCTTTTAATCTCCCACTTCGCAGATTCTTCACCTTTACTCCTCTGTTAATTTGCAAGCGATACTTCTCCTTCGATGATATAGGTTCAAAGTCGGCTCCCAGAAAAGCTAAATTTTTCGACTTAATAACATTTGTATTTCCTAAGCTGTTACGTAATACTACATCTAATTGTTTCTTTTTTCCATTTCTTTTTATTAATACCTTAATTTCATCGCCAGGACGATATTTACTTACCTGCTCCTGTAACTCTGCTGGGGAACCAACATTCTTACCATTTATAGCTATAATAATATCTTCAACTTCAACCCCTGCCTCGTCTGCAGCACTTTCCTCTGTCAAAGCTGCCACAAATACGCCTTCAATTTTATCTAAATCTTTATCCTTTGCAAGCTTAGCATCTACAGCTTGAATT
This genomic interval from uncultured Marinifilum sp. contains the following:
- a CDS encoding RNA polymerase sigma factor RpoD/SigA — encoded protein: MRQLKITKSITNRESASLDKYLQEIGKEDLITVEEEVELAQRIKKGDQRALEKLTRANLRFVVSVAKQYQNQGLSLPDLINEGNLGLIKAAEKFDETRGFKFISYAVWWIRQSILQALAEQSRIVRLPLNQVGSLNKINKAFSKFEQEHERKPSPEELADSLELPADKVADTLRVSGRHISVDAPFVDGEDNSLLDVLVNDDSPIADRSLLNESLTREIDRALATLTERESDIIKLFFGIGIQEMTLEEIGEKFGLTRERVRQIKEKAIRRLRHTSRSKLLKSYLG